GGTCCGCGTGCTGCTCGGTGGAGTCGTCGACCGAGGCGTCCGGGAGCTGCTCGGTCGGGACCTCCTCCAGCTTGCGGGCCCGCCACCACTCCGTCCGGGTGTTGATCATGACCCGGCGCAGGTAGGCGTCCGCCAGCCGCTTGTCCTCGATGGTCTCCCAGCGACCGTACGTGCGGACCAGCGCCGTCTGCAGCAGGTCCTGCGCGTCCGTCGGGTCCGGGACCAGGCGGCGGGCACTGCGCAGCAGCGCGTCCTGCCGGGTGCGCACGTACTCCTCGAACTCGAGCACCTCGCCCTGCGCCATGTGCAACCGCCTCCATCCCCGTATACCGGCGCGTCCTGCTGCCGGGTTCCGCTGTCCGTGTGACGGAGACGAAGTTACGGAGGCGTTGTCACGGCGCTGTCCGAAGCAGCCTGCGGCCAGCGCTCGGCTGTCCGTCGGTTGTGTAACAGCTGTCGGACGCGGGGAGAGGGCTGCGCCGGTTGGTGTGGTTACGGGGTGATTTGGTCGCCGTTTCGCTGCAACAGAAGCCGTGTCACGTCAACGGCAG
This genomic stretch from Streptomyces sp. Go-475 harbors:
- a CDS encoding SigE family RNA polymerase sigma factor, with amino-acid sequence MAQGEVLEFEEYVRTRQDALLRSARRLVPDPTDAQDLLQTALVRTYGRWETIEDKRLADAYLRRVMINTRTEWWRARKLEEVPTEQLPDASVDDSTEQHADRALLMDVLKVLAPKQRSVVVLRHWEQMSTEETAAALGMSAGTVKSTLHRALARLREELESRDLDARALEREERERCAA